TTACGGCCACGCCGCCCGCATTGGAGGCTTTGCCCGGCGCGAACAGAATGCCCGCCTCGATGAAGATATCCACAGCCTCCAACGTGGTCGGCATGTTGGCGCCTTCGGCGACGCACATACAGCCGTTGCGCAACAGCGTGCGGGCGGCCTCGCTGTCGAGTTCGTTCTGGGTCGCACAGGGCAGGGCGATGTCGCAGGCCAGCTCCCAGGGCATTTTACCGGCGCGAAATTCCAGCCCGTAACGGGAAGCCAATTCACTGATGCGCCCGCGCTGTACGTTTTTCAGCTCCAGCAGCGCCGACCATTGCTCCTCGGTCAAACCGCTTTCGGCGTACAGGGTGCCTTCGGAGTCGGACAGGGAAATCACTTTGCCGCCCAGGTCCATGACTTTGCGCGCCGCGTATTGCGCGACGTTACCGGAGCCGGAGACCGCCACGCGCTTGCCTTCAACTCGCTGGCCGTTGCGCTTGAGCATTTCTTCGGCGAAATACACACAGCCGAAACCCGTGGCCTCGGGGCGGATCAGGCTGCCGCCGTAGGTCATGCCTTTGCCGGTCAGCACCGAGGTGAACTGGTTGCTGAGGCGCTTGTACTGGCCAAACAGGAAGCCGATTTCACGCGCGCCCACGCCGATATCGCCGGCCGGCACGTCCACGTCGGCGCCGATGTGGCGGTACAGCTCACTCATGAACGCCTGGCAGAAACGCATCACTTCGGCGTCGCTCTTGCCCTTGGGGTCGAAGTCCGAGCCGCCTTTGCCGCCGCCCATGGGCAGCGAGGTGAGGGAGTTCTTGAAGGTCTGTTCGAAGGCGAGGAATTTCAGCACGCCCAGGTTCACCGACGGGTGAAAGCGCAGGCCGCCTTTGTAGGGGCCGATGGCGCTGTTCATCTGGATACGGAAGCCACGATTGACCTGGACCTTGCCGTGATCATCCACCCACGACACCCGAAAGGTAATCGCGCGTTCCGGCTCGCAGATGCGCTCCAGAATGCCCGAGCTCAGGTAGTGCGGGTTGGCTTCAAGAAACGGCCACAGGCTGCGCAGGACTTCTTCTACGGCCTGGTGGAATTCCGGCTGGTCGGGGTCGCGTTTCTTGAGGCGGGAAAGGAAGGATTCGACAGATTCGATCATGGAAACGTCTCGGCAAATTGATTGTTTTTAAGGGAGATTGAGCCGGACCTTAGCAATTCATGTTGCACCTGAAAAGCGCAAAATGTCGCCTTTGTGAATTTAAATGGTGCATTGGATATAAATAACTGTGCTTATTTGCACCAGAAAAGGGATTTCAACTGAGGGAATGCACCAGCAGTTAAAACGCTATCGCAGGCAAGCCAGCTCCCATATTTGACATGTGTTCACAAATCAACAGGTGGGAGCTGGCTTGCCTGCGATGAATTCACCTCGGTCCACCTGAATCACACGCAAAAAAAAACGGAGCCCGA
The sequence above is a segment of the Pseudomonas sp. R76 genome. Coding sequences within it:
- the gdhA gene encoding NADP-specific glutamate dehydrogenase, with product MIESVESFLSRLKKRDPDQPEFHQAVEEVLRSLWPFLEANPHYLSSGILERICEPERAITFRVSWVDDHGKVQVNRGFRIQMNSAIGPYKGGLRFHPSVNLGVLKFLAFEQTFKNSLTSLPMGGGKGGSDFDPKGKSDAEVMRFCQAFMSELYRHIGADVDVPAGDIGVGAREIGFLFGQYKRLSNQFTSVLTGKGMTYGGSLIRPEATGFGCVYFAEEMLKRNGQRVEGKRVAVSGSGNVAQYAARKVMDLGGKVISLSDSEGTLYAESGLTEEQWSALLELKNVQRGRISELASRYGLEFRAGKMPWELACDIALPCATQNELDSEAARTLLRNGCMCVAEGANMPTTLEAVDIFIEAGILFAPGKASNAGGVAVSGLEMSQNAMRLLWTAGEVDSKLHAIMQSIHHACVHYGEENGRVNYVKGANIAGFVKVADAMLAQGIV